In Chitinivibrionales bacterium, one DNA window encodes the following:
- a CDS encoding aminotransferase class I/II-fold pyridoxal phosphate-dependent enzyme, with the protein MYYKKSHKLENVLYDIRGPVSREAQRLEEEGYHILKLHTGNPAAFGFDTPDEMLHDVIVNLKHSQGYLDDSRGLFPARKAVFQYYQEKGVEGIDVDDIYIGNGVSELIMMALQALLNTGYEVLIPAPDYPLWTAATNLAGGKPVHYMCDESSGWIPDLKDIKKKASSKTRAIVIINPNNPTGAVYPREVLEEIVDVAREHELIIFSDEIYDKILYDSAVHVPTSLLAPDLLCITFNGLSKSYRAAGFRAGWMAITGTKETASDYMEGLEMLSSTRLCANVPAQFAVQTALGGYQSINDLVKPGGRLYEQRNVCYQLISEIPGVSCVKPQGALYLFPKLDRKKFNIKNDQKLVLDLLLQEHVLIVQGTGFNWPERDHIRIVFLPAVEDLKMACEKIGNFLANYRQE; encoded by the coding sequence ATGTACTATAAAAAATCGCACAAGCTCGAAAATGTCCTCTATGATATTCGTGGACCGGTTTCCCGTGAAGCTCAGCGGCTGGAGGAAGAGGGATACCATATTCTGAAACTTCACACCGGTAATCCGGCTGCTTTCGGATTCGATACCCCCGATGAAATGCTTCATGACGTAATAGTTAACCTGAAACATTCTCAGGGTTATCTCGACGACTCCCGGGGGCTCTTTCCCGCACGGAAAGCGGTCTTTCAATACTACCAGGAAAAGGGCGTCGAGGGCATCGATGTCGATGACATTTATATCGGTAATGGCGTCAGTGAGTTGATCATGATGGCGCTTCAGGCACTGCTCAATACCGGGTATGAAGTGTTGATTCCGGCGCCCGACTATCCGCTCTGGACAGCTGCGACCAACCTGGCTGGCGGAAAACCTGTCCATTATATGTGTGATGAATCTTCGGGCTGGATTCCCGATCTGAAGGATATCAAGAAGAAGGCGTCGTCAAAAACCAGGGCGATAGTCATTATTAATCCGAACAATCCTACCGGCGCGGTGTATCCACGAGAAGTCCTGGAAGAGATTGTAGATGTCGCCCGTGAACATGAACTGATTATTTTCTCCGATGAGATATACGATAAGATCCTTTATGATTCCGCAGTCCATGTTCCTACGTCTCTTTTAGCTCCCGACCTTCTCTGCATAACCTTCAACGGTCTTTCAAAATCATATCGTGCCGCAGGATTCAGGGCAGGATGGATGGCGATCACCGGTACCAAAGAGACTGCATCGGATTATATGGAAGGTCTGGAGATGCTCTCGAGTACCCGCCTGTGCGCCAATGTTCCCGCCCAGTTTGCCGTTCAAACAGCACTGGGAGGTTACCAGAGCATTAACGATCTGGTCAAACCCGGAGGACGGTTGTATGAACAGAGAAATGTCTGCTACCAGCTGATTTCGGAAATACCCGGTGTCAGTTGTGTCAAACCACAGGGCGCGCTCTACCTCTTTCCAAAACTGGACCGGAAGAAATTCAATATCAAAAATGATCAGAAGCTTGTACTGGATCTTCTATTGCAGGAACATGTACTGATTGTACAGGGCACCGGTTTCAACTGGCCCGAACGTGACCATATTCGAATAGTATTCCTGCCTGCCGTTGAGGATCTTAAAATGGCATGCGAAAAAATCGGGAATTTCCTCGCAAATTACCGTCAGGAATAA